A section of the Paenibacillus segetis genome encodes:
- the nadB gene encoding L-aspartate oxidase, whose amino-acid sequence MIPQYLVDFNVNELPVIDTDVIVIGSGIAGLYTAIKASVDRRVIMITKKSLLESNTRYAQGGIAAVISEDDSTQSHYQDTLLAGAGLCSSRSVDILVNEGPGCVEELIKLGTNFDRENGELALTQEGAHSHRRILHANGDATGFEIVRALSEQVTGHSNIEIWDNHFVIDLITEENECLGALVQRPDGQRIFLRGAATILCSGGAGQLYRYTTNPEVATSDGVAMAYRAGAVIRDMEFLQFHPTSLCYPGAPRFLISEAVRGEGAVLRNIKGERFMEKYHELLELAPRDIVARAIVSEMEETGSSFVYLDITHETPEMIKHRFPTIYETCTSYGLDMTTDWIPVAPAAHYMMGGVKTGHHGETTVSRLFACGEVSSTGVHGANRLASNSLSEAIVFGQRIVDSISQLIPLDKTGRNISYQRDRQETLTTSIVELRMKLQRIMVRQVGLRRTGAGLLKGLEELKPRLTIFDTYLDTREQWEYANMLTSALILTESALAREESRGGHYREDYPERDDIKWRKHILQQREKGMLEEISDDV is encoded by the coding sequence TTGATACCACAATATTTGGTTGATTTTAATGTGAACGAACTACCTGTAATTGATACGGACGTTATTGTTATTGGATCAGGCATCGCTGGTCTATATACGGCAATCAAAGCTAGCGTAGATCGCCGAGTCATTATGATTACTAAGAAGTCATTGCTTGAGAGTAATACTAGGTATGCCCAGGGTGGAATTGCCGCCGTTATTTCCGAGGATGATTCAACGCAGTCTCATTATCAGGATACATTGTTAGCTGGGGCAGGACTTTGCTCGTCACGGTCCGTTGATATCTTGGTCAATGAAGGACCGGGATGTGTGGAGGAATTAATTAAGCTCGGCACCAACTTTGATCGGGAGAATGGTGAACTGGCGCTCACACAAGAAGGAGCGCATAGTCATCGTCGTATTTTACACGCGAATGGTGATGCTACAGGTTTTGAGATTGTACGTGCATTATCAGAGCAAGTAACTGGACATTCTAACATTGAAATATGGGATAACCATTTTGTGATTGATTTGATTACAGAAGAGAACGAATGCTTGGGTGCGTTGGTTCAGCGTCCAGATGGTCAACGGATATTTCTACGTGGAGCCGCGACGATATTGTGTTCCGGTGGTGCAGGGCAATTGTATCGATACACGACGAATCCGGAAGTGGCGACAAGTGATGGCGTGGCTATGGCTTATCGTGCAGGAGCGGTTATCCGGGACATGGAATTCCTGCAATTCCATCCGACATCACTTTGCTATCCTGGTGCCCCTCGCTTTCTGATATCTGAAGCGGTACGTGGAGAGGGTGCTGTGCTTCGTAATATAAAAGGTGAACGGTTTATGGAGAAATATCATGAACTGCTGGAGTTAGCACCTCGGGATATCGTCGCACGAGCGATTGTAAGTGAGATGGAGGAAACAGGTTCAAGCTTTGTGTATCTGGACATTACCCACGAGACACCGGAGATGATTAAGCATCGTTTTCCAACGATCTACGAAACTTGCACTAGCTATGGACTGGATATGACTACGGATTGGATTCCAGTGGCTCCAGCTGCGCATTATATGATGGGTGGCGTCAAAACGGGTCATCATGGGGAGACTACTGTGAGCAGATTGTTTGCTTGTGGAGAGGTATCGTCCACGGGAGTTCATGGAGCTAATCGTTTGGCGAGTAATTCATTGTCGGAGGCCATTGTGTTTGGACAAAGAATCGTTGATAGTATCTCCCAGTTAATACCGTTGGATAAAACAGGCCGAAATATTTCTTACCAAAGGGATCGGCAAGAAACGCTGACCACATCTATCGTTGAGCTCCGTATGAAGCTGCAACGAATTATGGTTCGTCAAGTAGGCTTGCGCCGGACGGGTGCAGGTTTGCTGAAGGGGCTAGAGGAATTAAAGCCGCGTTTAACGATTTTTGATACCTATCTGGATACTCGCGAACAGTGGGAGTATGCAAATATGCTAACAAGTGCACTCATTCTTACGGAATCGGCGCTTGCACGTGAAGAGAGTCGGGGCGGACATTACCGTGAGGACTACCCAGAGCGTGATGACATCAAGTGGCGCAAACATATTTTACAGCAACGTGAAAAAGGAATGTTGGAGGAAATTAGTGATGATGTTTAA
- the nadA gene encoding quinolinate synthase NadA, with product MEAQALERKAEMNRELREKLITLKKERNAIILAHYYQRDEIQEVADFRGDSFLLAQKAASTDAETIVFCGVHFMGESAKILAPNKTVLIPDERAGCPMADMVNVDGLRKMKAQYPNAKVVTYINSSAEIKAETDICCTSSNAVKVINSVDSDEIIWVPDKNLGHYVQQHTDKKLIIWEGYCNTHDMLTVKDVVEMRALHPGAEFVVHPECRPEVVAMGDFVGSTTAILEYCKNSTNKEFIVGTEDGTGYQLRKDSPDKMFHFATKFLVCPNMKVNNLKKLVKCLETMQPQIYVPPAIADQARVSLERMLQVK from the coding sequence GTGGAGGCCCAAGCACTGGAACGAAAGGCTGAGATGAACCGCGAGCTGCGGGAGAAGTTGATCACGCTCAAGAAGGAACGAAATGCAATTATTCTAGCTCACTATTACCAACGTGATGAAATTCAGGAGGTTGCCGATTTCCGAGGCGATTCTTTTTTGCTTGCTCAGAAGGCAGCTTCAACGGACGCGGAGACGATTGTTTTCTGCGGCGTGCACTTTATGGGGGAGAGCGCCAAAATATTAGCTCCGAACAAAACGGTGCTTATTCCTGATGAACGGGCAGGTTGTCCGATGGCTGATATGGTTAATGTGGATGGCTTACGGAAAATGAAAGCTCAGTATCCTAATGCCAAAGTAGTAACGTACATTAATTCTTCAGCTGAGATCAAAGCGGAAACGGATATTTGCTGTACGTCTTCCAATGCAGTCAAAGTTATTAACTCCGTTGATTCTGATGAGATCATTTGGGTGCCGGACAAAAACTTGGGTCATTACGTTCAGCAGCATACAGACAAGAAGTTAATTATCTGGGAAGGTTATTGTAACACCCATGATATGTTGACTGTAAAGGACGTAGTGGAGATGAGAGCCCTTCATCCGGGCGCAGAATTTGTGGTTCATCCCGAATGTCGTCCTGAAGTTGTGGCGATGGGTGATTTTGTTGGGAGCACGACTGCGATCCTCGAATACTGCAAAAATTCCACTAATAAAGAGTTCATTGTAGGGACAGAAGATGGTACGGGATATCAATTGCGCAAAGATAGTCCAGATAAAATGTTTCACTTTGCGACGAAGTTCCTGGTATGTCCTAATATGAAAGTGAATAATTTGAAGAAGCTGGTCAAATGTTTGGAGACGATGCAGCCACAGATTTACGTGCCTCCTGCTATTGCCGACCAAGCCAGAGTTTCCCTAGAGCGCATGCTACAAGTTAAGTAG
- the ftsH gene encoding ATP-dependent zinc metalloprotease FtsH — MNRFIRNSGFYLILFLVVVGIVQFLNGGTESTVTPRYDQFRQQLKDNNVAELTGKFDGYAYQVTGKYKEAVEEGKTKSKNFTLYVPFDENVLKEIVAYSDANNIEMKWNKMQGESIWLTFLTSIVPLAIMFILFFFLFNQAQGGGGKVMNFGKSKARLYNEEKKKVTFEDVAGADEEKQELVEVVEFLKDPRKFTAVGARIPKGVLLVGPPGTGKTLLARAVAGEAGVPFFSISGSDFVEMFVGVGASRVRDLFENAKKNSPCIIFIDEIDAVGRQRGAGLGGGHDEREQTLNQLLVEMDGFGGNEGIIMIAATNRADILDPALLRPGRFDRQITVDRPDVKGRESVLKVHARNKPLTKDVKLDVVAKRTTGFTGADLENLLNEAALLAARRNRKDISMREVDEAIDRVIVGTEKRSRVISDREKRIVAYHEAGHTIVGYFLEHADMVHKVTIIPRGRAGGYVIMMPKEDRMLATKQELLDRVTGLLGGRVAEELFIGEIGTGAYSDFQQATSIVRSMIMEYGMSDKLGPMQFGTSQGQVFLGRDIGHEQNYSDQIAYEIDQEMQHFITSSYERCKQILTEHSKEVALIAETLLEVETLELDQIKELIENGKLPESTVDVSNEGDGGNSGSGEPVIDNIGDVRVRIQGKSEESAPIVPGDIPNEEPVDSSDSTSEPTVNAPEDSVSDTPEKPGDNDSDQGPRNGGNTPTV, encoded by the coding sequence ATGAATCGGTTCATCCGGAATTCTGGTTTTTATTTGATACTTTTCTTAGTCGTGGTGGGCATCGTGCAATTCCTCAACGGTGGAACAGAGTCAACCGTCACCCCTAGGTACGATCAATTTCGTCAGCAATTGAAGGATAACAACGTTGCTGAATTAACCGGGAAATTTGACGGTTACGCCTATCAGGTAACCGGTAAGTATAAAGAAGCCGTTGAAGAGGGTAAGACAAAATCGAAGAACTTCACCTTGTATGTTCCTTTTGACGAAAATGTGCTGAAGGAAATCGTAGCTTACAGCGATGCGAATAACATTGAGATGAAGTGGAATAAGATGCAGGGCGAGAGCATTTGGCTCACTTTCCTGACATCGATCGTACCACTAGCTATTATGTTTATCCTGTTCTTCTTCCTGTTTAATCAGGCACAGGGTGGCGGCGGCAAAGTCATGAACTTCGGCAAGAGCAAAGCCCGCCTGTATAATGAAGAGAAGAAGAAGGTTACATTTGAAGATGTGGCGGGAGCAGACGAAGAGAAACAAGAGCTTGTTGAGGTTGTTGAGTTCTTGAAAGACCCTCGGAAGTTTACTGCCGTTGGTGCACGGATTCCTAAAGGGGTGCTGCTTGTAGGCCCTCCAGGTACCGGTAAAACTTTGCTAGCTCGTGCAGTTGCTGGTGAAGCTGGAGTTCCGTTCTTTAGTATTTCGGGTTCTGATTTCGTCGAAATGTTCGTCGGTGTCGGTGCTTCACGGGTACGTGATTTGTTCGAGAATGCGAAGAAGAATTCTCCATGTATTATCTTTATTGATGAGATTGATGCCGTTGGACGTCAACGTGGCGCTGGCCTTGGCGGTGGACACGATGAACGTGAACAAACGCTCAACCAATTGCTCGTAGAGATGGATGGTTTTGGTGGCAATGAAGGTATTATTATGATTGCTGCAACAAACCGTGCCGATATTCTTGACCCGGCATTGCTGCGTCCAGGCCGTTTTGACCGTCAAATTACGGTTGACCGTCCGGATGTAAAAGGCCGTGAGTCCGTTCTTAAAGTACATGCGCGTAATAAGCCATTAACCAAAGACGTGAAGTTAGATGTTGTTGCTAAACGTACAACTGGATTTACGGGCGCTGATCTAGAGAATTTGCTGAATGAAGCGGCTCTCTTAGCAGCACGTCGTAATCGTAAAGATATTTCCATGCGTGAAGTGGACGAAGCAATCGACCGTGTCATTGTAGGTACCGAGAAGCGTAGCCGCGTGATCAGTGATCGCGAGAAGCGGATTGTTGCTTACCATGAAGCGGGACATACGATTGTTGGTTACTTCTTAGAGCATGCTGATATGGTTCATAAAGTAACGATTATTCCACGGGGTCGTGCTGGCGGATACGTTATCATGATGCCGAAAGAAGATCGTATGCTTGCGACCAAACAAGAGCTCCTAGACAGAGTCACAGGTCTCCTTGGTGGTCGAGTTGCGGAAGAGTTGTTCATTGGTGAAATTGGTACTGGTGCATATAGTGACTTCCAGCAAGCGACTAGCATTGTACGAAGCATGATTATGGAGTATGGTATGAGCGATAAGCTTGGACCAATGCAATTTGGGACATCTCAGGGTCAAGTATTCTTGGGCCGCGATATTGGACACGAACAGAACTACAGTGACCAAATTGCTTATGAGATCGATCAAGAAATGCAGCACTTCATTACTAGCTCGTATGAACGTTGTAAGCAAATCTTGACTGAACATTCCAAAGAAGTTGCACTGATTGCAGAAACTTTGCTTGAAGTTGAGACCTTGGAATTGGATCAAATCAAAGAGCTTATTGAGAATGGTAAACTACCTGAATCCACTGTAGATGTCTCGAATGAGGGAGACGGCGGCAACTCCGGTTCCGGCGAGCCTGTCATCGACAACATCGGTGATGTTCGTGTTCGCATTCAAGGTAAATCTGAGGAGTCGGCACCGATTGTTCCAGGTGACATTCCGAACGAGGAGCCAGTTGATTCTAGTGATAGCACAAGCGAACCAACGGTTAATGCACCTGAGGATAGCGTAAGTGATACACCAGAGAAGCCGGGCGATAATGATTCAGATCAGGGTCCAAGAAATGGTGGAAATACACCTACGGTTTAA
- the hpt gene encoding hypoxanthine phosphoribosyltransferase: MQNDIQEILISQEEIKEKVAELGQHLSKEYEGRNPLVICILKGAFIFMADLVKEITVPIELDFMAVSSYGTSTKSSGEVKIIKDLDSSIEGRDILIVEDIIDSGLTLSYLVDVLQRRNVKSVKLVTLFDKPSGRTVNLEADLAGFILPDAFVVGYGLDYAEKYRNLPYIGVLKPEVYSS, from the coding sequence TTGCAAAATGATATTCAGGAAATTCTGATCAGTCAGGAAGAGATTAAGGAGAAGGTCGCTGAACTAGGTCAACATCTCAGTAAAGAATACGAAGGACGTAATCCATTAGTGATTTGTATCTTGAAAGGCGCCTTTATTTTTATGGCGGATTTGGTAAAGGAAATCACAGTACCGATAGAGCTTGATTTTATGGCTGTATCTAGCTACGGCACCTCAACCAAGTCATCCGGAGAAGTGAAGATCATCAAGGATTTGGACAGTTCGATTGAAGGACGCGATATTCTGATTGTTGAAGATATTATCGACAGTGGGCTTACACTGAGCTATTTGGTGGACGTACTACAACGTCGGAATGTAAAGTCTGTAAAGCTCGTTACGCTATTTGATAAGCCATCCGGTCGAACAGTTAATTTAGAAGCTGATTTAGCTGGGTTTATCCTACCTGATGCATTTGTTGTGGGGTATGGCTTGGATTATGCCGAGAAATACCGTAATCTTCCGTACATCGGCGTACTTAAACCGGAAGTATATAGTAGTTAA
- the tilS gene encoding tRNA lysidine(34) synthetase TilS, with protein MNDPSMNRLVEQVRHIGRECHLWSPGDCIIVAVSGGPDSVALLHILNELAQEKAMDLKLVCAHVNHGLRGSESDEEAKFVSDLSSKLAIPFELGNLDIPTYMKEKGKGKGTELASREKRYEFLHHVAEKYGARSIALAHHADDQAETVIMRLLRGSGPTGLAGMKMMRREKNVELIRPLLRIYKTELVRACQTANIPYVIDSSNLMNKYDRNAVRLDVLPFLGQYNGQLVASLNRLAEIMGDEDDYMQREVAEAYAKLVSPLGGGLTFNIQQFIPLHAALQRRLIKLILDYLPFNTEESDFVKIEAIRKGAVQNRPTTWSLDLGGGLCCLREYDIIRFIPNAAESDLSGYNYAVDQFPSEVSIPWAGRRLRFMQSEPDHTIDQSYRVGKDEAVFDADELAFPLTVRSRLPGDIMRVLGLDGSKKVKDIFIDEKIPPSLRSQIPIVTDAGGCILWIPGIRRSSVAMVTQHTTSIMRIALDRDNE; from the coding sequence ATGAATGATCCAAGCATGAACCGTTTGGTAGAACAAGTTCGCCATATTGGGCGGGAATGTCACTTATGGTCTCCTGGAGATTGCATCATAGTCGCAGTATCTGGAGGGCCGGATTCTGTGGCTTTATTGCATATTCTAAACGAGCTTGCTCAAGAGAAAGCTATGGATTTGAAACTCGTATGTGCCCATGTTAATCACGGACTACGGGGCTCTGAATCAGATGAGGAAGCGAAGTTCGTATCAGATTTATCCTCTAAACTAGCCATCCCATTTGAACTTGGCAATTTAGATATCCCTACTTATATGAAGGAGAAGGGAAAAGGCAAAGGCACAGAGCTTGCGTCCCGGGAGAAAAGATATGAATTTCTGCATCATGTAGCCGAGAAATACGGAGCGAGGTCGATTGCTCTAGCCCATCATGCGGATGATCAAGCGGAGACGGTCATCATGCGTCTGCTACGCGGGAGTGGTCCTACGGGATTAGCTGGAATGAAGATGATGAGACGTGAAAAAAATGTGGAACTTATTCGTCCCTTACTTCGTATATACAAGACGGAACTGGTCCGGGCGTGTCAGACGGCTAACATTCCATATGTAATCGACAGCAGTAATTTAATGAACAAATATGATCGAAATGCTGTGAGGTTGGATGTCCTGCCTTTTTTGGGGCAATATAATGGACAGTTGGTAGCATCGTTGAATCGTCTAGCTGAGATTATGGGGGATGAAGACGACTACATGCAGCGCGAGGTGGCTGAAGCCTACGCGAAGTTAGTATCTCCACTTGGTGGAGGTCTCACCTTTAATATTCAGCAATTTATACCCTTACATGCCGCTTTACAACGGAGGTTGATTAAACTAATATTAGATTATCTGCCTTTTAACACGGAAGAAAGCGATTTTGTCAAGATTGAAGCGATCCGAAAAGGGGCGGTTCAGAACCGACCTACCACATGGAGCCTTGATCTTGGTGGCGGACTTTGTTGTTTGCGGGAATACGATATCATCCGGTTTATCCCAAATGCGGCGGAAAGTGATCTTTCTGGGTATAATTATGCTGTAGATCAATTTCCATCTGAGGTGTCCATCCCCTGGGCGGGACGAAGACTACGATTTATGCAGTCAGAACCCGATCACACCATCGATCAGTCCTATAGGGTGGGCAAAGACGAGGCGGTATTTGATGCGGATGAGCTGGCCTTTCCGCTTACTGTGCGTTCCCGGTTGCCGGGAGACATCATGAGAGTTCTGGGTCTAGATGGAAGCAAAAAGGTGAAGGATATTTTCATTGATGAGAAAATTCCCCCATCTCTTCGATCTCAGATTCCCATTGTGACTGATGCCGGAGGTTGTATTCTGTGGATCCCTGGTATTCGTAGGTCCTCGGTAGCTATGGTGACCCAGCATACAACTTCCATTATGCGGATAGCCCTAGATAGGGATAACGAGTAG
- a CDS encoding serine/threonine protein kinase yields MITSFNLNLPPGTMVTGRFNGGRYLIQRLLGQGANGIVYLVKQVESARLYALKMGFDTIDLQSEINVLKALQQQDNRRGRAAERDSSFLVEVDDYSLQGQEIPFYVMRYVKGQPLRTFLTAQGGNWMQVVGLHLLRQLRGLHESGWVFGDLKPENVLVSPYGEVELIDFGGVSGMGRSVKQFTEWYDRGFWNAGGRTAEPSYDWFSFAVVCIHLLAEDSLKKAANQLPQTRSRNDLLEVVGSEVSLAPYREWLRRAITGDFRNTREACLVWKELTLGRTLKRKKSQRSTPQWMMGAFVVSLGLLICAIYLTFRF; encoded by the coding sequence GTGATTACGTCGTTTAATTTAAATTTGCCCCCAGGAACGATGGTGACGGGCCGCTTCAATGGCGGTCGGTACTTGATTCAGCGGTTGCTAGGGCAGGGAGCTAATGGAATTGTATATTTAGTGAAACAGGTGGAGAGCGCCAGACTATATGCACTCAAGATGGGTTTTGATACGATTGATTTACAATCGGAGATCAACGTGCTGAAGGCTCTTCAACAACAGGATAATCGGCGAGGTAGAGCAGCGGAGCGGGATTCTTCTTTTCTAGTGGAGGTGGATGATTATTCACTTCAGGGACAGGAGATTCCGTTCTATGTCATGCGATATGTGAAAGGACAACCCTTGCGGACGTTTCTTACCGCGCAAGGAGGGAACTGGATGCAAGTTGTTGGACTTCATTTGCTGCGGCAATTGCGAGGGTTACATGAGTCTGGGTGGGTATTTGGTGATCTGAAACCAGAGAATGTACTAGTTTCTCCTTACGGTGAGGTTGAATTGATTGATTTCGGTGGCGTTAGTGGGATGGGACGGAGTGTAAAGCAATTTACAGAATGGTATGACCGTGGGTTCTGGAATGCGGGTGGACGAACGGCAGAGCCGTCGTATGATTGGTTTTCATTTGCCGTCGTATGTATCCATCTGTTAGCTGAGGACTCGCTTAAGAAGGCTGCGAATCAGCTCCCTCAGACTCGAAGTCGTAATGATTTGCTGGAGGTTGTGGGAAGCGAAGTATCGCTTGCTCCATACCGGGAATGGCTAAGACGGGCGATTACTGGAGATTTTCGCAATACGAGAGAGGCCTGTTTGGTGTGGAAGGAGCTTACTCTAGGCAGAACACTTAAGCGGAAGAAGAGTCAACGTTCGACACCGCAATGGATGATGGGTGCTTTTGTCGTATCACTTGGTCTGCTCATCTGTGCGATATATCTAACGTTTCGATTCTGA
- a CDS encoding VWA domain-containing protein produces the protein MKQIMLITDGCSNVGESPVIAAALAREDGITVNVVGIVDYGTLGELGSIEIGEIAKAGGGMSQLSGTEKLAQTMQMLTRKTVVQTVHQAVNRELRQILGDQQSIEDLPPDKRSQVVEVIDEMSETSPLQVALLIDVSASMKPKLAAVEDAVRDMMLSLGARKGDSKLAVFHFPGHRSGEDAVLDVDWTGDLGTARSIFQRLVMRGATPTGPAILKVMEFFRYGTLNRNGHEVWPEESHEREGVLGDYVV, from the coding sequence ATGAAGCAAATTATGTTAATTACTGACGGATGTTCAAATGTAGGCGAGAGTCCAGTTATCGCAGCTGCATTAGCTAGGGAAGATGGGATAACGGTCAACGTGGTTGGGATTGTCGATTACGGTACGCTTGGTGAGCTAGGGAGCATCGAAATCGGAGAAATCGCTAAGGCTGGTGGCGGAATGAGCCAGTTATCAGGTACAGAAAAGCTGGCGCAGACCATGCAGATGTTGACTCGAAAAACAGTGGTTCAGACTGTACATCAAGCGGTTAATAGGGAGCTAAGACAGATTTTGGGGGATCAACAATCGATAGAGGATTTACCCCCTGACAAACGATCTCAAGTCGTAGAAGTTATTGATGAAATGAGTGAAACCAGTCCGCTACAGGTCGCTCTACTGATTGATGTTAGCGCTAGTATGAAACCGAAACTAGCAGCGGTGGAAGACGCGGTACGCGATATGATGTTAAGTCTTGGTGCACGTAAAGGTGACAGTAAGTTAGCTGTATTCCACTTTCCAGGCCATCGCAGTGGCGAAGATGCTGTGTTAGATGTGGATTGGACAGGCGACCTTGGCACGGCAAGATCGATCTTTCAACGCCTTGTCATGAGGGGAGCTACTCCAACTGGGCCTGCGATCCTGAAGGTGATGGAATTCTTCCGTTATGGTACACTTAATAGAAATGGACACGAGGTTTGGCCGGAGGAGTCCCATGAAAGAGAAGGAGTGCTCGGTGATTACGTCGTTTAA